TTGATACTACAACTTCACGTTTTTTACGTGTATCGTTAATCTTAACTGTTCCACCAAATTCAGCAATTATTGCCAATCCTTTTGGCTTTCTAGCTTCAAAAAGTTCCTCTACACGAGGAAGACCTTGTGTAATATCGTCTCCAGCAATACCACCTGTATGGAAAGTACGCATTGTAAGCTGTGTACCTGGCTCACCGATTGATTGTGCAGCTATGATACCAACGGACTCCCCTACTTGAACAGGTAATCCAGTTGCCATATTGGCTCCATAACATTTAGCACATACTCCAATTTCTGATCTACAAGTAAGAACTGTTCTTATATGAACTTTATCTATACCTGCATCCACAACCGCTTTTGCTTTTATTGGTGTAATAAGTGTATCCGCTTCAACTATTACTTCACCTGTCTCTGGATTTTTTATTTCCTCAACAGACCATCTTCCAGTAATTCTTTCTTGTAGACTTTCAATTACTTCGTTACCATCTTTGAAAGCTTTTATCCACATTCCAGGAGCGTGATCTTTATCACAACAATCATGTTCTCTAATAATCAAATCTTGAGATACATCAACAAGTCTTCTTGTTAAATATCCTGAATCGGCTGTACGTAAAGCTGTATCAGCAAGACCTTTTCTAGCTCCATGGGCTGAGATAAAATACTCAAGAACGTCTAGACCTTCACGGAAGTTAGATTTGATAGGCAATTCAATTGTTTTACCTGATGTATCCGCCATAAGTCCACGCATACCACCTAACTGCTTAATCTGCTTATCGGAACCTCTGGCTCCAGAGTCAGCCATCATGAAGATATTATTATATTTTCCAAGTCCACCTAATAAGGCATCTGTAATATTATCATCTGCTTTTTTCCATGTTTCAATAACTTTTAGACGTCTTTCTTCGTTAGTCATGAATCCACGTTTGAATTGTTTAGTTATTTTTTCTACAGTCTGCTCTGCTTCCTTTAATATATCCTTTTTAACAGCAGGTACTTCCATATCTGATACAGATACAGTTAATGCACCTCTTGTTGAATATTTGTAACCGAGTTTCTTAATTCCATCAAGTACTTCTGATGTTTTAGTAGAACCATGAGTATTGATACATCTGTATAATATATCTTTTAACTGCTTTTTACCAACTAAGAAATCAATTTCATATTTGAAAATGTCCTCTGGTTTAACTCTAGTAGCAAAACCAAGATCTTGAGGTATAGCTTCGTTAAAAATAATTCTACCAACTGATGTTTTGACAAATTGCTTTTTCAATTCATCATTGACCATCATAACTCTTTGAACATATATCTTAGCATGTAAAGTTATCTGTTTATTCTCATAAGCCAACATTGCTTCATTTTCATCTTTAAAGTAACAACCTTCACCTTTTTCATTCTCTTTTTCAAGAGTTAGATAGTAAGTACCAAGTACCATATCCTGAGAAGGAACTGATACAGGAGCACCATCTGAAGGTTTTAATAAGTTATTTGGTGATAGAAGTAAAAATCTACATTCAGCTTGTGCTTCTACTGATAAAGGTACATGGACAGCCATTTGGTCACCATCAAAGTCAGCATTATATGCTGTACATACTAATGGGTGAAGTTTAATGGCTTTACCTTCTACTAGTACTGGTTCAAAAGCCTGAATACCTAGACGGTGAAGTGTAGGGGCACGGTTAAGCATAACAGGATGCTCTTTAATAACTTCTTCTAATACGTCCCATACATCTGATTCTAATCTCTCTACCATCTTTTTAGCTGATTTTATATTATGAGCTAAACCATCACTAACTAACTTTTTCATTACGAATGGTTTAAATAATTCTATTGCCATCTCTTTTGGTAAACCACATTGGAATATTTTAAGTTCTGGGCCTACTACGATAACCGAACGTCCTGAGTAGTCAACACGTTTACCCAATAAGTTCTGTCTAAAACGGCCTTGTTTACCTTTTAACATATCAGATAATGACTTCAATGGTCTATTACCTGGTCCTGTTACTGGTCTTCCTCTTCTACCGTTATCTATAAGTGCATCAACAGCTTCTTGCAACATTCTCTTTTCATTTCTTACGATAATGTCTGGTGCACCGAGGTCAAGTAATCTCTTAAGTCTGTTATTTCTATTGATAACTCTTCTGTACAGATCATTTAAGTCAGATGTAGCAAATCTTCCACCATC
The sequence above is a segment of the Vallitalea longa genome. Coding sequences within it:
- the rpoC gene encoding DNA-directed RNA polymerase subunit beta' is translated as MPNENIEQSVSFDAIKIGLASPERIREWSRGEVKKPETINYRTLKPERDGLFCEKIFGPSKDWECHCGKYKKIRYKGVVCDRCGVEVTKSKVRRERMGHIELAAPVSHIWYFKGIPSRMGLILDLSPRTLEKVLYFASYIVIDPGETGLQYKQILTEKEYRDAYEKYGNKFRAGMGAESIKEVLANIQLEKESIELRKALKESSGQKRARIIKRLEVVDAFFKSQNKPEWMILEVVPVIPPDLRPMVQLDGGRFATSDLNDLYRRVINRNNRLKRLLDLGAPDIIVRNEKRMLQEAVDALIDNGRRGRPVTGPGNRPLKSLSDMLKGKQGRFRQNLLGKRVDYSGRSVIVVGPELKIFQCGLPKEMAIELFKPFVMKKLVSDGLAHNIKSAKKMVERLESDVWDVLEEVIKEHPVMLNRAPTLHRLGIQAFEPVLVEGKAIKLHPLVCTAYNADFDGDQMAVHVPLSVEAQAECRFLLLSPNNLLKPSDGAPVSVPSQDMVLGTYYLTLEKENEKGEGCYFKDENEAMLAYENKQITLHAKIYVQRVMMVNDELKKQFVKTSVGRIIFNEAIPQDLGFATRVKPEDIFKYEIDFLVGKKQLKDILYRCINTHGSTKTSEVLDGIKKLGYKYSTRGALTVSVSDMEVPAVKKDILKEAEQTVEKITKQFKRGFMTNEERRLKVIETWKKADDNITDALLGGLGKYNNIFMMADSGARGSDKQIKQLGGMRGLMADTSGKTIELPIKSNFREGLDVLEYFISAHGARKGLADTALRTADSGYLTRRLVDVSQDLIIREHDCCDKDHAPGMWIKAFKDGNEVIESLQERITGRWSVEEIKNPETGEVIVEADTLITPIKAKAVVDAGIDKVHIRTVLTCRSEIGVCAKCYGANMATGLPVQVGESVGIIAAQSIGEPGTQLTMRTFHTGGIAGDDITQGLPRVEELFEARKPKGLAIIAEFGGTVKINDTRKKREVVVSNDETGESKAYLIPYGSRIKVMDGDVINAGDELTEGSVNPHDILKIKGIRSVQDYMLQEVQRVYRLQGVEINDKHIEVIVRQMLKKLRIENSGDSDFLPGSLVDRLEFEKINDELQSNGLEAAEGTQVMLGITKASLATNSFLSAASFQETTKVLTEAAIKGKSDPLIGLKENVIIGKLIPAGTGMHRYRSVGIEKFVEEEPLIDDVLFEE